The sequence GATAGGCGAAACTTTACCACGATCAAGTCTATAAATGCGGCAAACAATCTTCTAAACCCAAACTTTGAGTTTCCCGATTGGCGCGGATACCAATTCGTTTCAACTTCTTTTACCGTGTAGCCTTCATTGCAGGCAATTGGGATGATATAGCGATGCCAATTTGCGCGAAGAGGTATATCTTCAATAACTTCTCTCTTAAAAGCTTTTATCCAATTTTGGTCTTTTACATTTACATTGAACATAAGTTTGCAGAGAAAGTTATATATGCCTGAAGCAAAAATTTTGAATTCCTTTCTTCCCTTTCTGCATCCTGCTGCTATATCATATCCCTCGAAGATTACAGAAAGAAGTTTTGGGATATCTTCTATTGGTTTAGATTGCAGGTCAGCAGGAAGAAAAATTATTATATCTCCTGAAACATTGGAAAAACCGGTTACAAGGGCTTCCGTGAGTCCCTTCCTTTTCCTATGATTTAGGAGTTTTAGGTTAGGTATTTCCTCTCTCAGTGATGAAACAATTTTCCCTGTATTGTCACGACTCCCGTCATTGATGACTATTATTTCTCCATCATAACCTTTTTTTTTGAGATACTCATAAGATTGTCTTATCACTTCCTCGATGGTACCTTCTTCATCACAAGCGGGAAGTACGATACTTATCTTTTCATTCATTTCTTTATTCCACTTTAATCAGATGTTTCCCTTTTTTTAGACTTATCATTTCTCTACCTGAAATATTAACGGAAGAATAAGGATTTCCATCAACCTCTATTTTTGTTATCTCTCCCTTTGAAGGCAACATTAAAGTCAATCCATCATATTCTACATTGCATTCTATCTCAATCCTTTCTCCAATCCTTCGAAATGACAATTCGCTTTCAGCTCTCTTTTCATAAAAATCTATGAATTCTGAAATTGAAGTTTTCCAAAAGCCATCCTTTTCGTGTAAATATTTTATTATGGATTTAAATTTTTTAGAAGAATTGTCATTACCAATGCAGAAGTGAGGGTGAAAAAGTATGACTGCAGGAGAATGATATTTGTTGAGAGAAGAGGAGAGTAGATTTCTTATTTCATCAAGGGAAAGATTGCCTTGAGGTTCATGGACTATAAAGGGAAATTCATAGAGATTTGATATTTGCCCATTTTTTTCAGGCGAATGATAAGGAAATCCTGTGCCAAAGATATATCCACCCATATCTCTGCCGGGTCCCCAAGTAGAATCAACTCTTATATTAGCGCAATTTAGAAGATGAAATGTGTAGAAGGGATCATAATCACAGAGAAGATAGTGAATTCTCGATGAATTGGAAAAGTTATTAGTACTCATCGATTCCAAAATTTCTTTTTGTAACAGGAGAGATTTATTTTTTTCATAATGAA is a genomic window of Candidatus Schekmanbacteria bacterium containing:
- a CDS encoding glycosyltransferase family 2 protein — encoded protein: MNEKISIVLPACDEEGTIEEVIRQSYEYLKKKGYDGEIIVINDGSRDNTGKIVSSLREEIPNLKLLNHRKRKGLTEALVTGFSNVSGDIIIFLPADLQSKPIEDIPKLLSVIFEGYDIAAGCRKGRKEFKIFASGIYNFLCKLMFNVNVKDQNWIKAFKREVIEDIPLRANWHRYIIPIACNEGYTVKEVETNWYPRQSGNSKFGFRRLFAAFIDLIVVKFRLSFMKKPMYFFGGIGAVFFVSGFTINLLQVISDYLLRIYDIKEHIPMVILGVSLMILGFQIISLGFLGELIVEQFSTKKKRRD